A stretch of Crossiella cryophila DNA encodes these proteins:
- a CDS encoding P-loop NTPase family protein: MSPMHTTSSTNTKPTPAQVRDSLLEQLQNRTLRVAAGEDIQPFTRLQNNQQAKLWLGQLASEPQLSADRSRNLGGDRLVPAAEGFSFLVRGSSAVPLEAELAFAVYVPLHPTVGEQQTFTNAAPVSKASSIRTTRGSCSQLGRQLATVWLKVPVGPVRLRATVSPDIASYRFGAMEIATAIDSAVRAATGTQLYRARRGYGRLPRDDDFVDAASWDAYASSNLLPADHAIAPTLSAAIDVDVTGTERGRDLMVTVVNTSPADAAQFADHKGQVRFDRNHLDTRLYEVRLTITARAPLDVYTLEQVVRSHRYDRTVEAFGQACPVQVMPGPGPGETTLRTSYGAVSTTGRAHPGGGGADTSFTAFIDAPVAAATALLDKHAAWVDKNWSQQALNDRQATLGWSPEARRAAELEAKAAHNEVQWLRNGLAVLATNGQLRRAFVLMNQAMQQLSADKGFTDWFPFQIAWIIGCLPAVADPEIDPAVQILTVPPGGGKTEGFTAVAIVHLFYARICGDRHGVTVWARFPLRLLAAQQTERFAVAVFVAELIRRDTEDLREGDPFGIGYFVGSTTTPNRYWPPNTPWARGIDPTNPAEAARCRVLEHCPVCDPRGTGTRLRVAFNEDSWTMQHRCTNRSCRMYGPLPLWVVDDDIYRHAPSVLVGTVDKLAQVAHSNSFKIIFGQAVSRCAKHGWTVNPARCSVHDCTEPRVPVSNGFGHLRCEITDELHLLDESLGALDGMYETVVQHIGEDLENRPLHILAATGTIEGYDNQVQHLYQRPARRFPEPGPGSEQNFFSSVHHDDPLRRYLGICPRGTTMVTAGADVTRIHNEWLRDALADPAAAARAAGLQADDPEVVEVVRRAVAEDYEVLLGYCLRNEDMAAYITDDRVGDLLVSAESQAVISGSQDIAAIREAVSRLNNPPPDPARRTRLVAATKAIGHGFDSPRLGIMVLMGTPIQAAEIIQATARVGRTHPGLVVHVFNPSRDRDTSVFRWYAKWVSYLDRLVSKVPVNRESLPVLQRALPGALMARLLQVHDRLWMASGRTRPSLANADQVRDAVTAGFLDRSRLIAELQAGLGLQPGNPYHERHRDTVEEFVDSTLIRLQVSTGGVRRTADLLHPPVPRSLRDIEAPITIIGNV; this comes from the coding sequence ATGTCGCCCATGCACACCACATCCTCCACTAACACCAAGCCCACACCAGCACAAGTCCGCGATTCACTGCTGGAACAATTGCAAAACCGTACTCTCCGGGTAGCCGCTGGCGAGGACATTCAACCCTTCACCAGACTGCAGAACAATCAGCAGGCGAAACTCTGGCTGGGCCAGCTAGCCAGCGAGCCACAGCTATCCGCCGACCGGAGTCGCAACCTCGGCGGTGATCGACTGGTTCCCGCCGCCGAGGGCTTTTCGTTTCTTGTGCGTGGCAGCTCCGCAGTCCCCCTCGAAGCTGAACTGGCCTTCGCGGTATACGTGCCGCTGCACCCAACGGTCGGGGAACAGCAGACGTTCACGAATGCTGCACCGGTTAGCAAGGCCTCCTCGATCCGCACGACCAGAGGCAGCTGCAGTCAGCTGGGGCGCCAGTTGGCCACGGTGTGGCTCAAGGTCCCAGTCGGACCCGTGCGCCTGCGGGCGACCGTCAGTCCGGATATCGCCAGCTATCGCTTCGGCGCCATGGAGATCGCCACCGCGATCGACTCCGCTGTCCGTGCCGCCACAGGAACCCAGCTGTACCGGGCCCGCCGAGGCTACGGCAGGTTGCCTCGCGACGATGACTTCGTCGACGCCGCATCCTGGGATGCCTACGCCAGCTCCAACCTTCTTCCGGCTGACCACGCCATTGCGCCGACCCTGTCAGCGGCAATTGATGTCGACGTCACCGGCACCGAGCGCGGCCGGGACCTGATGGTCACCGTGGTCAACACTTCCCCTGCTGACGCAGCTCAATTCGCGGACCACAAGGGGCAGGTCCGATTCGACCGCAACCACCTGGACACCCGTCTGTACGAAGTCCGACTGACCATCACCGCTCGCGCGCCACTGGACGTTTACACCCTGGAGCAGGTTGTCCGTTCTCACCGCTATGACCGCACGGTCGAGGCGTTCGGGCAGGCCTGCCCCGTACAGGTAATGCCTGGTCCTGGCCCCGGCGAAACGACCTTGCGCACCAGCTACGGCGCGGTGTCAACCACTGGCCGGGCGCACCCGGGAGGGGGTGGAGCGGACACCTCCTTCACAGCCTTCATCGACGCCCCAGTCGCGGCGGCAACTGCTTTGCTTGACAAGCATGCCGCCTGGGTCGACAAAAACTGGTCGCAGCAGGCTCTCAACGATCGTCAGGCCACGCTCGGCTGGTCGCCTGAAGCCCGCAGGGCCGCGGAACTAGAGGCGAAGGCCGCCCACAACGAAGTGCAGTGGCTACGCAACGGACTCGCTGTACTCGCCACCAATGGGCAGCTGCGGCGAGCGTTCGTACTGATGAACCAAGCCATGCAGCAGCTGTCTGCGGACAAGGGATTCACCGACTGGTTCCCTTTCCAGATCGCCTGGATTATCGGCTGCCTGCCCGCGGTCGCTGATCCAGAGATCGACCCTGCCGTACAAATCCTCACTGTGCCACCCGGGGGCGGCAAGACAGAGGGCTTCACAGCCGTCGCAATTGTCCATCTCTTCTATGCCCGGATCTGCGGGGATCGGCACGGTGTCACCGTCTGGGCCCGTTTCCCGCTACGACTACTGGCGGCCCAGCAGACCGAGCGTTTCGCCGTCGCGGTCTTCGTCGCCGAGCTGATCCGTCGCGACACGGAAGACCTGCGCGAAGGCGACCCCTTCGGCATCGGCTACTTCGTCGGCAGCACCACCACCCCTAATCGCTACTGGCCGCCGAACACTCCATGGGCGAGGGGCATCGACCCGACGAATCCAGCTGAGGCGGCCCGATGCCGTGTTCTCGAGCACTGCCCCGTCTGCGACCCGCGTGGTACCGGAACGAGGCTCAGGGTTGCTTTCAACGAGGACAGCTGGACCATGCAGCACCGGTGCACCAACCGCTCATGCCGGATGTACGGTCCGCTCCCGCTATGGGTGGTTGATGACGACATCTACCGGCACGCGCCCTCAGTACTCGTCGGCACGGTGGACAAACTGGCCCAGGTTGCCCATAGCAACTCCTTTAAGATCATCTTTGGTCAGGCAGTCTCCCGCTGTGCCAAACACGGCTGGACAGTCAACCCCGCTCGCTGCAGCGTCCACGACTGCACCGAGCCCAGGGTCCCCGTCTCTAACGGTTTCGGGCATCTACGTTGCGAAATCACCGATGAGTTGCACCTGCTGGACGAGAGCCTGGGGGCACTCGACGGAATGTACGAGACCGTCGTTCAGCACATCGGTGAAGACCTGGAGAATCGTCCCCTTCATATCCTCGCAGCCACCGGCACGATTGAGGGCTACGACAATCAGGTCCAGCACCTGTACCAGCGACCCGCGCGACGTTTCCCCGAGCCGGGCCCTGGAAGTGAGCAGAACTTCTTCTCCAGCGTCCACCACGACGATCCACTGCGCCGCTACTTGGGTATCTGCCCGCGGGGCACCACGATGGTCACCGCCGGAGCGGACGTCACCCGTATCCACAACGAATGGCTACGCGACGCGCTCGCGGACCCGGCGGCGGCAGCCAGAGCAGCCGGTCTGCAGGCCGACGACCCGGAAGTAGTAGAGGTGGTCAGGCGCGCGGTCGCCGAGGACTACGAGGTATTGCTGGGCTACTGCCTGCGCAATGAAGACATGGCGGCCTACATCACCGATGACCGGGTCGGCGACCTGCTGGTCAGCGCGGAGAGCCAGGCGGTCATCTCAGGCAGCCAGGACATCGCGGCTATCCGGGAGGCAGTGTCCCGGCTGAACAACCCGCCGCCTGACCCGGCGCGACGGACCCGCCTGGTCGCTGCCACGAAGGCCATTGGGCACGGCTTCGACTCCCCCCGGCTAGGAATCATGGTGCTCATGGGCACCCCCATCCAAGCTGCCGAGATCATCCAGGCGACCGCCCGCGTCGGCCGCACCCATCCCGGACTCGTGGTGCACGTGTTCAATCCATCCCGAGATCGAGACACGTCAGTGTTCCGCTGGTATGCCAAGTGGGTCAGCTACCTCGACCGGCTGGTTAGTAAGGTGCCGGTCAACCGGGAGTCCCTGCCAGTACTGCAGCGTGCACTTCCTGGTGCGCTGATGGCCCGGCTTCTGCAGGTCCACGACCGGCTGTGGATGGCCTCTGGACGTACCCGCCCGTCCCTCGCAAACGCTGACCAGGTCCGCGATGCAGTCACGGCGGGGTTTCTCGACCGCAGCCGGCTGATCGCTGAGCTACAGGCAGGCCTGGGACTGCAGCCGGGCAATCCGTATCACGAACGGCATCGGGACACGGTCGAGGAATTCGTCGACAGCACCCTCATCCGCCTGCAGGTCAGCACGGGCGGAGTACGTCGGACCGCCGATCTGCTCCACCCACCAGTGCCGCGCTCGCTGCGGGATATCGAAGCGCCCATCACCATTATCGGGAACGTGTGA
- a CDS encoding S1 family peptidase, with translation MPARHKRLNRPKIVVTAATITLAAAVVIALPQANAANTATEADPTASPTETLRSKASIPGTAWAEDPQTGQVMVTADSTVKGDKWNTLMSTVGSIGTDKVRVQRAPGKFTLLAEGGDPIFSGNSRCSLGFNVTTNTGAPAILTAGHCVTAARRWSLTQGGTPVATARQSRFPGTGDFALLTYDNPNTRAPSTVDTGGGRIVQIRRAAAATVNQRVFRMGSTTGLRNGRVTALGATVNYPEGTVTGLIQTTVCAEPGDSGGSLFTQDGSAVGLTSGGSGDCRSGGVTFFQPVTTALAAVGAKISGT, from the coding sequence ATGCCCGCTCGACACAAGAGGCTCAACCGCCCCAAGATCGTGGTAACCGCCGCCACCATCACCCTGGCTGCGGCAGTGGTCATCGCCCTGCCCCAGGCCAACGCAGCCAACACCGCCACCGAAGCGGACCCCACCGCCTCCCCCACGGAAACCTTGCGCAGCAAGGCATCCATCCCCGGCACGGCGTGGGCCGAAGACCCCCAGACCGGCCAGGTAATGGTCACCGCCGACAGCACCGTCAAGGGCGACAAGTGGAACACCCTGATGTCCACCGTCGGCTCCATCGGCACTGACAAGGTCCGAGTCCAACGAGCCCCCGGCAAATTCACCCTCCTCGCCGAAGGCGGCGACCCCATCTTCAGCGGCAACTCCCGCTGCTCCCTGGGCTTCAACGTCACCACCAACACCGGCGCCCCCGCCATCCTCACCGCAGGCCACTGCGTAACAGCAGCCCGCCGCTGGTCCCTCACCCAAGGCGGAACCCCAGTCGCCACCGCCCGCCAATCCAGATTCCCCGGCACAGGCGACTTCGCCCTCCTGACCTACGACAACCCCAACACCCGCGCCCCCAGCACAGTCGACACCGGCGGCGGCCGCATCGTGCAGATCCGCCGAGCCGCCGCGGCCACCGTCAACCAACGCGTCTTCCGCATGGGCAGCACCACCGGCCTCCGCAACGGCCGGGTGACCGCGCTGGGCGCGACGGTGAACTATCCGGAGGGCACGGTCACGGGCCTCATCCAGACGACGGTGTGCGCGGAGCCTGGGGACAGTGGGGGGTCGTTGTTCACGCAGGATGGGAGTGCTGTTGGGCTGACTTCGGGGGGTAGCGGGGATTGCCGGTCCGGCGGGGTGACGTTCTTCCAGCCGGTGACCACGGCGTTGGCGGCGGTCGGCGCCAAGATCAGCGGGACCTGA
- the katG gene encoding catalase/peroxidase HPI — translation MADSPDAVVGDMNEETAGGCPVSAGRLGHPTEGGSNRDWWPNQLNLAILRKHSEVANPMDGDFDYAAEFQTVDLDALARDVDEVLTTSKDWWPADFGHYGPFMIRMAWHSAGTYRTHDGRGGAGAGMQRFAPLNSWPDNGNLDKARRLLWPVKKKYGRKVSWADLMIFTGNRALETMGFTTFGFAGGRADVWEPDQDVYWGPERTWLGGDERYSGDRDLENPLAAVQMGLIYVNPEGPNGNPDPLAAARDIRDTFGRMAMNDEETVALIAGGHTFGKAHGAADPDKYVGAEPEGAPLEEQGLGWRNSFGSGKGRDTITSGLEVTWTATPTKWGNGFFQNLFGYEWELTKSPAGAHQWQPKDGGGANTVPDPEDGSLTRPPTMLTTDLSLRFDPIYEPISRRFLENPEEFADAFARAWFKLTHRDMGPLQRYLGPLVPQEKLLWQDVIPEVTHELINAEDVAALKAKVLDSGLSVAQLVSTAWASASTFRGSDKRGGANGARIRLEPQRGWEVNGPDTLATVLRTLEGIQESFNSAQTGGKQVSLADLIVLGGAAAVEQAAKNAGHDVQVPFTPGRADATQEATDVESFAALEPTADGFRNYRGKGHRLPAEYLLIDRANLLTLSAPELTVLVGGLRVLGANHQQSTLGVLTAAVESLTNDFFVNLLDMDTEWKPANADAETFEGRDRVTGEVKWTGSRVDLVFGSNSELRAVAEVYASDDAQEKFVKDFIAAWDKVMQLDRFDLV, via the coding sequence GTGGCTGACAGCCCTGACGCCGTTGTTGGAGACATGAATGAGGAAACCGCGGGCGGGTGCCCGGTCTCGGCGGGGCGCTTGGGCCACCCGACCGAGGGCGGCAGCAACCGTGACTGGTGGCCGAACCAGCTGAACCTGGCCATCCTGCGCAAGCACTCCGAGGTCGCCAACCCGATGGACGGGGACTTCGACTACGCCGCGGAGTTCCAGACCGTCGACCTGGACGCGCTGGCGCGCGATGTCGACGAGGTGCTGACCACGTCCAAGGACTGGTGGCCCGCGGACTTCGGCCACTACGGGCCGTTCATGATCCGGATGGCCTGGCACAGCGCGGGCACCTACCGCACCCACGACGGCCGTGGTGGCGCAGGCGCCGGCATGCAGCGCTTCGCGCCGCTGAACAGCTGGCCGGACAACGGAAACCTGGACAAGGCGCGCCGCCTGCTGTGGCCGGTGAAGAAGAAGTACGGCCGCAAGGTCTCCTGGGCAGACCTGATGATCTTCACGGGCAACCGCGCCCTGGAGACCATGGGCTTCACCACCTTCGGCTTCGCCGGCGGCCGCGCGGACGTGTGGGAGCCGGACCAGGACGTGTACTGGGGCCCGGAGCGCACCTGGCTCGGCGGCGACGAGCGCTACTCCGGTGACCGTGACCTGGAGAACCCGCTGGCCGCGGTCCAGATGGGCCTGATCTACGTCAACCCCGAGGGCCCCAACGGGAACCCGGACCCGCTGGCCGCGGCCCGCGACATCCGCGACACCTTCGGCCGGATGGCGATGAACGACGAGGAGACCGTCGCGCTGATCGCCGGCGGCCACACCTTCGGCAAGGCGCACGGCGCGGCCGACCCGGACAAGTACGTCGGGGCCGAGCCCGAGGGCGCGCCGCTGGAGGAGCAGGGCCTCGGCTGGCGCAACAGCTTCGGCTCCGGCAAGGGCCGGGACACCATCACCAGCGGCCTCGAGGTCACCTGGACGGCCACGCCGACCAAGTGGGGCAACGGTTTCTTCCAGAACCTCTTCGGTTACGAGTGGGAGCTGACCAAGAGCCCGGCAGGCGCCCACCAGTGGCAGCCCAAGGACGGCGGCGGCGCGAACACCGTGCCCGACCCCGAGGACGGCTCGCTCACCCGCCCGCCGACCATGCTGACCACCGACCTGTCGCTGCGCTTCGACCCGATCTACGAGCCGATCTCGCGCCGGTTCCTGGAGAACCCGGAGGAGTTCGCGGACGCCTTCGCCCGCGCCTGGTTCAAGCTGACCCACCGCGACATGGGCCCGCTGCAGCGCTACCTCGGCCCGCTGGTGCCGCAGGAGAAGCTGCTGTGGCAGGACGTCATCCCCGAGGTGACGCACGAGCTGATCAACGCCGAGGACGTGGCCGCGCTCAAGGCCAAGGTCCTCGACTCCGGCCTGTCGGTCGCCCAGCTCGTCTCCACCGCGTGGGCCTCGGCGTCCACCTTCCGCGGCAGTGACAAGCGGGGCGGGGCCAACGGCGCCCGCATCCGCCTGGAGCCGCAGCGGGGCTGGGAGGTCAACGGTCCGGACACGCTGGCCACCGTGCTGCGCACGCTGGAAGGCATCCAGGAGAGCTTCAACAGCGCCCAGACCGGCGGCAAGCAGGTCTCCCTCGCCGACCTGATCGTCCTCGGCGGTGCCGCCGCGGTCGAGCAGGCGGCGAAGAACGCCGGCCACGACGTCCAGGTGCCGTTCACCCCCGGCCGCGCCGACGCCACCCAGGAGGCCACGGACGTCGAGTCCTTCGCCGCGCTGGAGCCGACCGCGGACGGCTTCCGCAACTACCGCGGCAAGGGCCACCGCCTGCCCGCCGAGTACCTGCTCATCGACCGGGCGAACCTGCTCACCCTGAGCGCCCCCGAGCTGACCGTCCTGGTGGGCGGCCTGCGCGTGCTGGGTGCGAACCACCAGCAGTCCACGCTGGGTGTGCTCACCGCCGCGGTGGAGTCGCTGACCAACGACTTCTTCGTGAACCTGCTCGACATGGACACCGAGTGGAAGCCGGCCAACGCCGACGCGGAGACCTTCGAGGGCCGCGACCGCGTCACCGGCGAGGTCAAGTGGACCGGCAGCCGCGTCGACCTGGTGTTCGGCTCGAACTCCGAGCTGCGCGCCGTCGCCGAGGTCTACGCCAGCGATGACGCCCAGGAGAAGTTCGTCAAGGACTTCATCGCCGCCTGGGACAAGGTCATGCAGCTGGACCGCTTCGACCTGGTCTGA